One Littorina saxatilis isolate snail1 linkage group LG12, US_GU_Lsax_2.0, whole genome shotgun sequence genomic region harbors:
- the LOC138981239 gene encoding 5-hydroxytryptamine receptor-like translates to MTTTQSTSAITYNVSEGLGLLHAYIVNVTSNASHYDVMGGGEVVAGFPNVSGVSGHELVGLDVSTNGEGEGGGVDGKNRSFGPPYRLTVYSQEHLISTSVILGIMILCCIIGNCFVIAAVLLERSLHNVSNYLVLSLAVADLMVAVLVMPLSVVHEISRFWFLHSEVCDMWISFDVLCCTASILHLVAIAMDRYWAVTSIDYIRCRSARRILLMILAVWVVALTISIPPLFGWRDPDNKPEKTGACIISQDKGYTVFSTVGAFYLPMFIMICIYARIYIVARRRIRREKFHKKNKRKNGALGGAGGGGGGGGGGRGIGAEHITLNVQAEYSVVSNCNGCSPEKEKELTVGNNHLTTNGLSRPNSGSCSPTVPHKNNSSDVSADADSHCGEPTGNGKSGYTNGIEADPPTTIMDKTGGDGEAARKPCLPNSNRQREKLEQKRERKAARTLAIITGAFLLCWLPFFIVALSGPFVKDLVEIPPMVGSMLLWLGYLNSLINPIIYTIFSPEFRNAFRKILFGKYSRGRR, encoded by the exons ATGACGACCACACAAAGCACGTCAGCCATCACCTACAATGTCAGCGAGGGTCTGGGCCTGCTGCACGCCTACATTGTCAACGTCACTTCCAACGCCTCTCACTATGACGTCATGGGGGGCGGCGAGGTGGTGGCCGGTTTTCCCAACGTCAGCGGTGTAAGCGGCCACGAGCTAGTCGGCCTGGACGTCAGCACGAATGGAGAGGGAGAAGGAGGAGGCGTGGACGGGAAGAACAG GAGCTTCGGGCCCCCTTACAGACTGACGGTGTACAGCCAGGAGCACCTCATCTCCACCAGTGTCATTCTGGGCATCATGATCCTCTGCTGCATCATCGGCAACTGCTTCGTCATCGCTGCCGTGCTGCTGGAGCGGTCCCTGCACAACGTGTCCAACTACCTGGTACTGTCGCTGGCCGTGGCTGACCTCATGGTGGCCGTGCTCGTCATGCCGTTGTCCGTTGTCCACGAGATCTCCCGCTTCTGGTTCCTGCACTCTGAAGTGTGCGACATGTGGATCTCCTTCGACGTGCTGTGCTGTACGGCCTCCATCCTGCACCTTGTGGCTATCGCCATGGACCGCTACTGGGCCGTCACGTCCATAGATTACATCCGCTGCCGCAGCGCTCGTCGTATCCTGCTGATGATCCTGGCCGTGTGGGTCGTGGCCCTCACCATCTCCATCCCGCCCCTTTTCGGCTGGCGGGACCCCGACAACAAGCCGGAGAAGACGGGCGCCTGCATCATCTCGCAGGACAAAGGCTACACCGTCTTCTCTACCGTGGGCGCCTTCTACCTCCCCATGTTTATCATGATCTGCATTTACGCGCGCATCTACATAGTGGCGCGCAGGCGGATCCGCCGCGAGAAGTTCCATAAGAAGAATAAGCGCAAAAATGGGGCTCTAGGTGGCgccggcggtggtggtggtggtgggggtggagggagagGGATAGGGGCGGAGCACATCACTCTCAACGTTCAGGCCGAGTACTCTGTGGTTTCCAACTGCAACGGCTGCTCcccagagaaagagaaggaactTACGGTGGGCAACAACCACCTCACCACGAACGGACTCTCCAGGCCCAACAGTGGTAGCTGCAGTCCGACAGtcccacacaaaaataacagctCCGACGTGTCTGCAGACGCGGATAGTCACTGCGGCGAGCCCACGGGTAACGGCAAAAGCGGATACACTAACGGCATCGAGGCCGACCCGCCCACCACCATCATGGACAAAACGGGTGGAGACGGGGAGGCGGCGCGGAAACCCTGCCTCCCCAACTCCAACCGGCAGCGGGAGAAGCTGGAGCAGAAGCGTGAGAGGAAGGCCGCCCGCACCCTGGCCATCATCACGGGGGCCTTTCTGCTGTGCTGGCTGCCCTTCTTCATCGTGGCCCTGTCCGGACCCTTCGTCAAGGATTTGGTAGAGATCCCGCCCATGGTGGGTAGCATGCTGTTGTGGCTCGGCTACCTCAACAGCCTTATCAACCCCATTATTTACACTATCTTCAGCCCCGAGTTCAGAAACGCATTCCGAAAGATCCTCTTCGGCAAGTACTCGCGAGGCCGAAGATGA